In one Vigna radiata var. radiata cultivar VC1973A unplaced genomic scaffold, Vradiata_ver6 scaffold_158, whole genome shotgun sequence genomic region, the following are encoded:
- the LOC106752453 gene encoding agamous-like MADS-box protein AGL80, with product MLKKIEELSTLCGIDACAIVYGPDDHEPEVWPSHCEVQKVVGRFRNMPAVEKIKKMVNQESFIGQRIQKGNQQLMKLMKDNAEKELSLFMFQCLTGRVLPDENNMTLADLNLLSSVIEQNLKDIDKRLQTLNVNQIQPNQQPEMQTSLFQSQLKTASYQPHLQMALMSSGHGLDMDVNPMQRLLFMNLLNGNRDETIMPPFGDPNL from the coding sequence atgCTGAAGAAGATTGAGGAACTCAGCACCCTTTGTGGAATTGATGCATGTGCTATAGTTTATGGTCCCGATGATCATGAACCAGAGGTTTGGCCATCCCATTGTGAGGTCCAAAAGGTGGTGGGAAGGTTCAGGAACATGCCTGCAGTGGAGAAAATCAAGAAGATGGTGAACCAGGAGAGCTTCATAGGACAAAGGATCCAAAAGGGTAACCAACAATTAATGAAACTTATGAAGGACAATGCGGAGAAGGAGTTGAGCTTGTTCATGTTTCAATGCCTTACTGGTAGGGTTTTGCCAGATGAAAATAACATGACCTTGGCTGATTTGAATCTCCTTTCATCAGTGATTGAACAAAACCTTAAAGACATTGATAAAAGGTTGCAAACGCTGAATGTTAATCAGATACAACCGAATCAACAACCCGAGATGCAAACATCATTATTCCAATCACAGTTGAAAACAGCATCGTATCAACCGCATTTGCAAATGGCACTTATGAGCTCTGGACATGGGTTGGATATGGATGTCAATCCCATGCAAAGGTTGTTATTTATGAACTTGCTTAATGGTAATAGAGACGAGACAATAATGCCTCCATTTGGTGATCCTAATCTCTAG